The genome window ATGTAGAACGCCCCTTGCGGCTTTACGCATTCAAAGCCGCCCTCCATCAGCGCGTCGTAGAGAACATCCCTCTTTCGCTGGTATTCGCCGATATCCACGGAGGTGCGCTGGAACTTCGCGACGGCCCGCTGGAACAGGGCCGGGGCGTTGACGAAGCCCAGGGTCCTCTGCGTGATCATGAGGCCGGACACGAGAAGGCCCGCGTCGGGCATTCGCGGAGAGATGGCGATGTAGCCGATCCGTTCCCCGGGCAGGGCAAGGTCCTTCGAATGGGAGTTTATGGAGAACGTCAGGTCGTAGGCCTTGAAGAGATTGGGCAGGGTTATGCCGTCAAAGACAAGTTTCCGGTAGGCATCATCAGCTATGAGGTATATGTCCTGTCCCTGGGAACGCTTGCTGTTGAGGAGCGCGACGAGGTCGGAGATGCTCTTCTGCGAATACACGGCACCCGTCGGGTTGTTCGGGCTGTTGAGGAGGACAGCCCTCGTCCTGGGGGTGATGGCGGCGGCCATCCTGTCGACGTCAAGCTGGAAATCATCTTTCGACCTGACGGTCTTGAGTTTGCCTCCGTGATTCACGACGTAGTTCTTGAACTCCCAGAAGAAGGGGGTCGGAACGATGACCTCGTCGCCCCTGTTGAGCATGCTCTTCAGAAGGATGTTGAGGCCTCCGGCGCTTCCGTTCGTCATGAAGACGTTGGAGGCGGTGAAGGGAAGGCCGTAGGTCTCCTCGAGGTATCCGGCGACCTCCTCACGAACTTCCTCGTAACCGCTGTTCGTCATGTAGCGGTGCATACCCTTCACGGGATCGAGGAGTGTCCCGGCGATCATCTTCTGCAGTTCCCGCGGAGGCTCCGTGTCGGGGTTTCCCAGCGAGAAGTCATAGACGTTCTCTTCGCCGTAAAGCTTCTTTATCTTCAGGCCCTCCTCGAACATCCTCCTCGTCCACCCTTCCTGGTCGGCTATCAGTTTTTGGATCTGTCGCGAAACGATCATCGGTTCTCCTTTTCATAAAAAAAGCCATGGGTCCCTTCGGCCCATGGCTCTTAAGAAAAAAAGCCATGGGTCTTTGCACCCATGGCCCTTTGCTTTCTAGCGCAAAGCTATGCCCGGGTGCGAGCTCCTAAAGAAGAAAAAGTAAAAGAAAGCGGTAAAGAACTTCGTCATTCGAACATTAAAGATCACCGTGAGGTTTTTGTCAAGGAAAAGATAGAGGCGATAGAGGTGGTGGATAGAGGCTTCGAAGCTGCCGCGCGCGTAAGAGGAGGCGCCAAAGAGGCTTACAGTTTGACATCGGTCTGTTGAGACCTTATAATATACCGGAATTTTTAACTTTCGTAAGGAGGCCACACATGGCAGGCGGTTCACAGGGATACAGCGGAAGCGACGATTACATAGCATCGAAAGCACTCATGGAGATTGTCAACGTAGCGGTGATTCTCAAGAAACCTCTCGTGGTGAAAGGCGAGCCTGGTACAGGAAAGACGCTCCTCGCCCACAGCATCGCCCGGGCGCTCAACAAGAAGCTTCTGATCTGGAACATAAAGTCGACCACCAAGGCCCGCGACGGCCTGTACGTATACGACACCGTGCAAAGGCTCAACGACGCGCGGTTCAAAGACAAGGACATCAGCGACATCAGGCAGTACATCAAGATGGGAAAGCTGGGCCAGTCGTTCTCGAGCGACGAGCAGGTCATCCTCCTCATCGACGAGATCGACAAGGCCGACATCGAGTTTCCCAACGACCTGCTCAACGAGCTCGACGAGATGAGCTTTCACATCAACGAGCTTGACGAAGAGGTCACGGCGAAGCATAGACCCATCGTCATCATAACGAGCAACTCGGAGAAGGAGCTTCCCGACGCGTTCCTCAGGAGATGTCTCTTCTACTACATCGAATTCCCCGACGGCGAGATGATGGAAAAGATCATCAAGGTCCATTATCCTGACATCGAGGACAAGCTTGTCAGAGAGGCCCTGAAGAAGTTCTACTGGATACGGGAGATGGACGGGTTGAAAAAGAGGCCGTCGACAAGCGAGCTCCTCGACTGGATAAAGGCCCTCGCCCTCGGCGGCATAAAGATCGAGAAGATCAACAACGAGATCCCCTTTCTCGGGACACTCCTCAAGAACGAACAGGATACGGACAGGTTCGTGCGTGTCTCGACGAATCAGGGCGGATTTGGATTCAGAAGAAGGTAACCATGTTCATAGATTTTTTCTTCATGCTCCGAAGGAAGGGTGTCCCTGTTTCCATCAAGGAGTGGATGTCTTTCATCGAGGCGTTGTACGAAGGCCATTTCCAATCGAACCTCAATCACCTCTACCACATCGGCAGGGCCTTTCTCGTCAAGAGCGAGGCGTACTACGACGCCTATGACCTTGCCTTCCAGGAGTTCTTCGGCGGCATCGCCACCGAGGATGTCGAGCTCGACAAGGTGCTCGGATGGCTCGAGAACCCGCTGAACCGTTTGCCGAAGATGAGCCCCGAGGAGATCATGGAGTTTCAGAGGCAGCTTGAGGAGTTCAAGCGCACCCACGATCTCGAGGAACTGATGCGGCAATTCCGGGAGCGTTTGAAAGAGCAGAAAGAGCGCCACGACGGCGGGAGCAAATGGGTCGGCACGGGAGGCAAGTCTCCCTTTGGCGCCTACGGGTATCATCCCGGCGGGATCCGGGTCGGGGGAGAGTCGTGGATGCAGTCGGCCTCCAAGGTGGCCACGGAGCGCAGGTTCCGCAATTACCGCAACGACATCATCCTCGATGTGCGGCAGACGAAGATGGCCCTCAAGAAGCTGCGCGAGCTGAAGCGCGAGGGCACCGAGGAAGAGCTGGACATAGAAGAGACCATCGACAAGACGGCGAAAGAAGGCGGCGAGATCGAGCTTGTCTTCAGCAAGTCCCGGGAGAACTCGGTGCGCATCATCCTTCTCATGGACACCGGCGGATCGATGCTGCCCTACACGGAGTTGTGCGAGAAGCTCTTTTCCGCGGCAACGCAGGCGAACCACTTCAAGGAGTTCCGCTACTTCTTCTTCCATAACTGCATATATCAGGATATCTACGAAGATATGGCCAATTACAAGAACGTGCCGACGGAGAAGCTCTTCTCCCTCTTCAACAAGAACTACAAGCTCATACTCGTCGGTGACGCCAGGATGGCCTATTCGGAGCTCTTCGAGGTGAACGGCTGCATCGACTATTTCTCGACGAACGACAAGCCCGGCCTCGACTGGCTTTCAAGGATACGCGATCATTTCCCGCACTCGGTATGGCTCAACCCGACACACAAGAACTTCTGGGGACATTACACCGTCGACACCATCGGCAAGCTCTTCCCCATGTACGAGCTCACCATCGACGGTCTGAAGGACGCGATAAAGGCATTGACCTCGAAGACGAGGAACCTCCTCCATCAGTAGGATATCCTCGTGTCAAAGGCCGCTCGCCCGGGCAGTGGCGCGGGCAAAAATAACTATTACTATTTTTGAGAATATCCTTTATAATTTTCAGCAGGCCGGCCTCAAGCCGGCCTCAAAGACCTTACTATCCCGGTGGAGCTTAAGGGACAGATGAACGATCGGGGCTAAGGACCCTGGAGGATGTCACGGTGAGCGCTGCAATGGACAGGGTTTCATCGCTCAAGAACACGGAGTTGTTCCGCGCTCTCGACGATGGCGACCTGGAAAAGCTCTCGACGAAATTGCGGGAGAGGGTCTATCCTCCGAACACGGCCATTGTCCGCGAAGGCGCTTCCGGCGACGCCATGTTCATCATCAAGAATGGACAGGTCGAGGTAAAGAAAAGGGAGCAGAACCTGGGCGTCGACCTCACCATAGCGACGCTCGGCATGGGGGCATGCTTCGGCGAGATGGCGCTTCTTACCGGCAAGCCCCGCTCGGCCACGGTCATGGCGATCGCGGCGACGGAGCTTTTCGTTCTCGAGAAGAAGGACTTCGACGCGCTGCTCCTCGAGCATCCCAGCATCTCCATATCCATCAACAAGATCGTCGCCGAACGCATCGAGGAGATGAACACCCAGAAGACCATGGGCGTCGTCTCCATGCAGACGCTCAAGATCGATCCCGATTTCATCACCGTCATACCTGAGGCGGAGGCATTGAAGTACAAGATGCTGGCCACCTCGTACGGCAACGGGAGTCTTACCATCGCCATGGTCAACCCCCAGGACATTCTCGCCCTCGATGAGGCGCGCAGGCTGATCAAGGCGAAGTTCACGAAGAGCGTCGCCCTCGATCAGGTCATCGTCACCGAGGAAGACTTCAAACAGTTCATGGAGGGCGAGTACAAGACCATCACGAAGCCCCTCATCGAGGAAAAGCCGGAGGTCAACCTCGACGATTTTCTGGATTCCATGGACCACATCCAGTCGGACATCATGAAGGATGTCGAGTTCGATGAAGGCCAGGAGGACGACTCGGGTATCACCGATCTCGCGCGCGAGGCT of Syntrophorhabdus sp. contains these proteins:
- a CDS encoding pyridoxal phosphate-dependent aminotransferase, whose protein sequence is MIVSRQIQKLIADQEGWTRRMFEEGLKIKKLYGEENVYDFSLGNPDTEPPRELQKMIAGTLLDPVKGMHRYMTNSGYEEVREEVAGYLEETYGLPFTASNVFMTNGSAGGLNILLKSMLNRGDEVIVPTPFFWEFKNYVVNHGGKLKTVRSKDDFQLDVDRMAAAITPRTRAVLLNSPNNPTGAVYSQKSISDLVALLNSKRSQGQDIYLIADDAYRKLVFDGITLPNLFKAYDLTFSINSHSKDLALPGERIGYIAISPRMPDAGLLVSGLMITQRTLGFVNAPALFQRAVAKFQRTSVDIGEYQRKRDVLYDALMEGGFECVKPQGAFYMFPRSPIADELVFVRMLQQDERIMVVPGRGFGKKGYFRIAYCVPMETIQKSAQGFIRIGKRFIKR
- a CDS encoding MoxR family ATPase — protein: MAGGSQGYSGSDDYIASKALMEIVNVAVILKKPLVVKGEPGTGKTLLAHSIARALNKKLLIWNIKSTTKARDGLYVYDTVQRLNDARFKDKDISDIRQYIKMGKLGQSFSSDEQVILLIDEIDKADIEFPNDLLNELDEMSFHINELDEEVTAKHRPIVIITSNSEKELPDAFLRRCLFYYIEFPDGEMMEKIIKVHYPDIEDKLVREALKKFYWIREMDGLKKRPSTSELLDWIKALALGGIKIEKINNEIPFLGTLLKNEQDTDRFVRVSTNQGGFGFRRR
- a CDS encoding VWA domain-containing protein translates to MFIDFFFMLRRKGVPVSIKEWMSFIEALYEGHFQSNLNHLYHIGRAFLVKSEAYYDAYDLAFQEFFGGIATEDVELDKVLGWLENPLNRLPKMSPEEIMEFQRQLEEFKRTHDLEELMRQFRERLKEQKERHDGGSKWVGTGGKSPFGAYGYHPGGIRVGGESWMQSASKVATERRFRNYRNDIILDVRQTKMALKKLRELKREGTEEELDIEETIDKTAKEGGEIELVFSKSRENSVRIILLMDTGGSMLPYTELCEKLFSAATQANHFKEFRYFFFHNCIYQDIYEDMANYKNVPTEKLFSLFNKNYKLILVGDARMAYSELFEVNGCIDYFSTNDKPGLDWLSRIRDHFPHSVWLNPTHKNFWGHYTVDTIGKLFPMYELTIDGLKDAIKALTSKTRNLLHQ